AAACCTCGGCCCCGGCATCGGTTAGCCGCTTTCGCAGCCGCGATATATGCGCATCGAGCGCATTCGACTGGATTTTTTCCTCATAATTGTAGACCGCCGCCTCCAGCGTCGAGCGCAGCACGGTCTTCTCCTTGCGCTTGGCGAGGGCGGCGAGCACCAGAAGCTCGCGCCGGGGCAGATCGAGCGGCGTATCGCCGACGGTAACGCTGAGATGTAAGGGATCGATCACCATCCGCCCGGCCGTGATCTTGAGTTCGGAAAGGTTCGGCTGCCGGCGCAGCACGGCCCTGAGCCGCGCCATCAGCTCTTCGACCAGAAACGGCTTTCCGAGATAGTCGTCGGCACCGAGATCGAGCCCTTCCACCCGCTGCTTCGGCTCGTTCAGCGCCGTCAGCACGATGATCGGCGTATCCCTCCCCGTTCGCCTGAGCTCCGGAATGAACCGCAGCCCCTCGCCATCAGGCAGGCGCCGGTCGAGCAGGATCGCATCATAGTGGTTCTGCCGCGTCAGCTCGACGGCATCGCCGAGATGCATTGTGTGATCCGTCACGATCCCATGCTTGCCGAGCGCCGCCGACAGCGCCCCGGCCAGCTCCCTCTCGTCCTCGATCAACAGAATCCGCATCGCCCACCATTCCTTGCGCCCAGGTTTCGGCCGCAAGGGTTGCAGCAACATTGCGGAACTTGAAAGGCAGCCGGTCATGCTGCCGCAATTGTTGCCGCCGAGGATCGGGCATCACAATTCAGGACGTCAGCATGACCCGCTTCAAATCCATCCTCCGTGTCCTCGAGGCTTACTTCCTCTCCGCCTTCATTCTCGCCAGCCTGCTGGCGGGGCCGCTGGTTATATTGTTCGTGAGGTAGATCCGCTGGTGACCAATGAGCACGACCGGATATTTTTCGTAGAAAGTGAAAAAAGCGTCCCACCGTGTGGCCCCCTCATCTGCCTGCCGGCATCTTCTCCCCGCTGGGGAGAAGGGGACCAAGCCGCACGACTCCCCTTTCAACCGAAATGTCGGAGGGGCGAGGCGCTGCCACGATTCCCCTTCTCCCCGCGGGGAGAAGGCGGCCCGAGGGTCGGATGGGGGGCCACACGGTAGATCTTTCAATTATCCTTTTCTTACATCACGCCCCGGCCGCCGCCATTCTTCCCCGCACCTCCAGAAACGCCGCCGTCAGCCGCGCCAGCACCGGCGAGGTCACCGTCCCGTTCGCCCCGCCGATCGGATCGACGATGTGGATCTGCCGGAGATCCTCCATGAATTCGTCCCAGAGCGGCTGTCCGCCCTCTTCCAGCAACTCGGCGCGAATGCTGAGATCCTCGCTCACCGGCAGGTGAAGCCTGCCCCAGGCGCCGATCATGGCGAAGAGGGGAACGAGCTGGATTGCCGGTTCCGTCAGACTGTAGATTGCTTTCTGGCTATGGCTCGGATCGTCACGCTTGCTGATGAAGCCAAGCGAGAGCAGCCGCTTCAGCCGGGCCGCCAGGATATTGGAGGCGATCCCCTCCTCCGAATGAGTGAGCAGATCGCGGAAATGCCGGCGGTTGCCGAACATGATGTCGCGGATGATAATCAGACTCCATCGGTCGCCCAGCACCTCCATCGTCAGGTTGATCGGACAGCCGGACCGCAATTCTATATCCACGAAGCATCTCCTGTAGAAACCAGTTGCATTATAGGATCACTTGTGCGAGATAACAACTAGTTTCAATTGGCAATCAGATGGAGGAAGCATGTCCAAGGTGCGCGTCGCAGGGTTTTCCGTTTCCGTCGATGGTTTCGGCGCCGGGCCGGAGCAAAGCTTGAATGATCCGCTCGGAAAGCGCGGGCCGGAAATGTTTCAGTGGTTCTTCCACACGCGCACCTTCCGCGCGATGATGGGTAAGGACGACGGTTCCACAGGCATCGACGAGGATTATGCGTCCCGCGCCATGGCCAATTTCGGCGCCTTCATTCTCGGGCGCAACATGTTCGGCCCGATCCGCGGCGAATGGCCCGACGATGCCTGGAAAGGCTGGTGGGGTCCGAACCCGCCTTACCACGCGCCGACCTATGTCCTCACCCATTATCCACGCGAACCGCTCGTCATGGAGGGCGGCACCACCTTCCACTTCGTCACCGGCGGCATTCATCAGGCGCTCGATCAGGCGAAGGCGGCGGCCGGCGATAAGGATGTGAAGATCGGCGGCGGAGTGGCGACCGTCCGCCAATATCTGCAGGCGGGTCTGATCGACGAGCTGCATTTCGCCGTTTCGCCCGTCGTGCTCGGCAAGGGCGAAGCGATGTTTGCAGGCATCGATCTTCCCGCGCTGGACTTCCGCGTCACCGAGCATGCCGCCAGCGAAAAAGCCACGCACATCGTGCTGGCGAAATAACCGAGCCGCCGGTTCAATCCGGCGATCTCTCCCGCGTGAGCGGCATCCGAAGCACATTCATCCCGACACCAGGAAGAGGCAACTGTCCAAGGCCGTCTCCCCCGGCGTCAACAGCATCACATTTTTCCGATACTTTTCATGGCATTTTCTATGTGCATCTTGCAGTCGTCCATCTTGTTGGCCGTCATGGAATCCTTAGCCATCATCATCTCCTTGGACGCCATTTCCTTCTTGTCCTTCATGGTCGGATCGGTCATGGCGTCCATGTCGGACTGCATTTTCATCATCGACGCCTCGTCGCATTTCATCATCGCATCCTGTGCAAGGACAGGCAGTGCGGATGCGGCGGCGACAACGATGGCTGCAGCTGCGCGTTTCAACATTGTATTCTCCTCCTTTTGGGCAACATTGCCCATTGCAAATGGTGAAATGCGTGCCCAAGAACGTGCCGCGGCGCGGGATGGGGACATGCATAAAAGGACCTGAGATTACCCCGCCATCACCCGGTAGACGCATGCCATCCCCTCGACGCCTCGAAGCGGAGCCTCGAAGACGGCCAACCTGTGGCCAGAGAGCAGCCGGCTGACGTCAGGCGCCGAAAACAGGGCTTCGGATAGACAGATCTCGCCGGCCTCGGCCAATGATTGCACCCGTGCCGCGACATTGACGGTCTGCCCGAAATAATCGAGGTTGTCGTTCAACGTTACGGCGATCGATGGACCGCAATGGGCGCCGATCTTCAGGATGATGCTGGGATCACCATGCTTGCCGTTGAAGCGCTCGATTTCTTCAAGCATATGCAGAGCAGCCGAGATGGCGTCGCTCGGGCGGGAGAAGGCCGCCATCACCGCGTCGCCGATCGTCTTGACGATTGCGCCCGAATGCTCCTGCACCGTGGCGCCGAGCAACGCGAAATGTTCACGCACCAGCGCATAGGCGTTGAGATCGCCGAGCCGCTCATACATCGCGGTCGAACCCTTGAGATCAGTAAAGAGAAGCGTCACCTGACGGATGCCGAGGCCCTCCCTTTCATCGACGCATTCGGAGCGAAACAGCCGCCGAAAGGTCTGGCGCGCAAGCAGCATTCCGCCCGACATGTAAGGATCGAAATCGAGAACAGGCTTGGTGGTCTGCGCCAGGATCTCGGGCGGCCAGTTGATGAGGAGCAGTGAGCCGCGCGCGGCAGCCGAGTTCTCGACTTCGACGATGACCGGGCCGGGCCGAACCGCTGAGGACGAAGGGCAAAAATGCCGACCGTCTGCTGACCTGGCAGTCGCGCATCGCTGAGAAACCGTGCCTTCCAGTGGAAATTCTCGATCGAGAGCGAGCCGGGATCATGAAAAGACAGCCGGCGCAGCTGCGGCGACACTGTGAAGGTGACCTCGATGAAATCGTCGAGATCGGTTTCGCCGGAGACGTCGCACAGGCCGCAGACATAGTGCGTCTTCAGCGTCCTCAAGGCGCCGAAACTGTCGAGCACCATTCCGGATTGGGGACATATGACGTCCCAGCGCATCTCGAACAAACCGCTGCGCGTCGCATGGAGAAAGAGATCGATGCTTTCCGTCTCCGAAATGGCGCCGTCGTGCGCGAAAGCCAGCGGGTTGATGCGGTAGAGGGACAGATCGTCACCGCTGCGGATCAGGTTTTCGAATTTGGCGATGCCCCGCGGGCTCCAGGACCGGGCCTGCCGGATCTCGGTCATCTTGCTCTCAAGGAGCCGTTCCTGAACGTCAGTCATCTGACGCCTCACAAAGTTCGGCGGGCCATGCGACCGGGGATCGCCGCGATTATAGCAGACGCTCGTCCGGGCGGATCAATCGGAGCCTGGCCGAGCAGAAGTCTTACGGATTAGCCCGGAAAGGCGACGCTGGGGTTTTCAGAAGCTTTTCCCGCTCGACATCGCTTATGTCGGCATTCGCTATCTGCGACATCCGGACTGTGTCAGCGGACCATGACGCTCAGCAGTCTTGTTCTCGACCTGTCGTCGATTAAGCGTGTCCAAGTAGCTGTGGCATTACTGCAGAATGAGCGTAGAGTGCGCATCATCGGCCCATAGAATACCGGCACGACCGCTTGAGAGACCATCGTGCTCTTGCCGCTTCATAGAGGGTACGAAGATGCTCTTGTCGCTTATTTCACTCGACGACAGCCAGATAACCATCGTCACCGATGCCGTTCGGCAATGGTGCTGCGAGAAAAAGCTCGACATCGACAGCATCGAAGGACGCCGCGCCGTCACCGTTGCCGTCGATCTCGTTCAGCTGAACATCGCCCAGAACCGGCTTTTTGCCGAATTGTCGAAGCAGTTGGACCACCAGTAGGAAACAGAAATCGGTCCATCAGGGCTGCCCCCGGCGCCGTCACAGGGTTGCGATAATCCGTGGCCGGTTCGCAAAAAGCCTCTCATTTGCCGTGTTGAGGTCCTTTGTTAGGAATTCACCGTGTCCCGGCCGGATTCGAGCTTTTCAAGGTAGGCTGCGTACATCTCGGCCATGGCTTCGGCGTAGGTTTCGATCTCGCCCAAGCTTCGGGGAGCCTCCGAGAACTGCTTCCCCACCGTGGCGAGCGTCGTGACGATCAGGTCACCGGCAAGCGCCCGGCTTGCCTCCGGGACCGATGGCAGCACCTCCTGCATGAACAGCCCGATGATGCGGTCTCCCGACGCCCTCGCCGCCTGCGCCTCCGGCGCATCCCGATAGAACGGCGCGGCGTCGTGAAGCGCCACTCGCATCGCCGCTTCCTCACACTCGGAGCGAAGAAAGGCGTGAACAAGGCTGCGCAGCCGTTCGAACGGCGGTCTTTGTGCATCGGCAAGAATGTCGGCGAGCATGTCATTCGTCTGCCGCCATTCGTCGCTCTGCAGCCGGAAGAGGATTGCCGCCTTGTTGGGGAAATATTGGTAGAGCGAACCGATACTGACGCCCGCCCTCTCCGCTACCCTCGCCGTGGTGAAGCGATGGGCTCCCTCCCGTGCCAAAACCTGAGCAGCAGCATCGAGGATCGCCCCCACGAGCTCCGTCGAGCGGGCCTGCTTCGGCTGCTTTCGTGAAGAAATCCGTGTACTTGGCCGGTCGCTCATAGCAGTGCTCCGCAATGCGATTAGAAAATGCGAGGGATTATTCGTATTTTTGAGGCAGCGCAAGAACCTCATCATTCCAAGGAGCCCTCCAATGACGACACTGACCACCGCGCCGCTCGCGCCTCTCCTCCTCCGCCTGTTCGAAGAAGCCGCCGCGGCGACGAGCCCCGCCATATCCGAGCTTTCCAGCGACGAGAGAATGCGCCTGATCAGCAGCAAGACGGAATATCTCGACCTTTACGGGCGACTGAAGGATCTCTGGCTTCCTGTCTCGCGCGAGGCCGGCACGATGCTCTACATGCTGGCGCGCAGCTGCCGTGCTCAAACGATCATCGAGTTCGGCACATCCTTCGGCATCTCGACCCTCCACCTTGCTGCAGCACTGCGCGACAATGGCGGCGGCCGGCTGATCACCAGCGAGTTCGAACCGTCGAAAGTCAGGCGGGCGCGCGAAAACTTGACGGCCGGCGGTCTCATCGACCTTGTCGAAATTCGTGAGGGAGATGCCCTCCACACCCTTGGCACCGATCTTCCTGATACGATTGACCTCCTGTTCCTCGACGGCGCCAAGGCGCTCTATCGCGATATCCTGGAACTGGTGGAAGACCGCTTGAGACCGGGCGCCCTCATCGTCGCCGACAATGCCGATGTCAGCCCGGACTATCTCGCCCGCGTCCGCACACCCGCCGCCGGCTATCTCTCTGTCCCGTTCGAAGAGGACATCGAGCTGTCGACGCGGGTTTGATATCGGGAGCCTGAGCGGGCGCTCCGCAGCGAAGTCTGCACTTCTCTTGCGCTCAGGCACTCGATCCTACCGTCGCTCACCCTCCCATTGCTACCTCAACTGTGGGAACGACGCCGTGCGGCTTGCCTCTCTTCTCCCCAGCGGGGAGAAGATGCCGGCAGGCAAATGAGGGGGCCACACGGCACATCCTTCACTGCCTTGGCCTTGCCACACAAAGCGAAGGGCAGATATCGAACAACCCACCGCCCTCACGCACAACCCATCTTGCACATCCCCACTCGCTCACCTAAGGCAATGCAACCTCCTTTCCGCAAGGCTGCCCGGTGCTCCGCTTCATCCTCCACGCCCTCGCCGTTCTCATCCTGACGCTGCTCACCCAGATCGGTGGCATCGTCTATCTCATCGCCCTCGCCGCTGCGCACGCCTTCGGCCTCAGGCGATTTCCCGCCAAGTTCGCGCTCTTCCTTTTCTGCTACGCCGCCGCGACCGTCGCCACACAATTTGCCGCACCGGCATTCGGCCGCGTTCCGCTCTCCTGCCTGACAAGCGCCGAAGACAGGCTCGTGGTCCGCTCGCCGATCTACTGCGCGCTGAACCGCAACTACGTCACGCCCAAGCTTCGCGATCTCGCAGAGGCGCTCGCCGCCCATATGGACGCGCAATTCCCCGGTACCGTCACCGTCGCGCTGGATGCGAACTTCTCCTTCGTCAACGGTTTCCCGCTGCTGCCGCATCTCTCGCATGCCGACGGCAAGGAGCTTGATCTCGCTTATTATTACAAGGATGTCGGCGGCGCCTTCCTGAACGGCGCCACCCGCTCACCGATTGGTTATTTCGCTTTCGAGGAACCTGGCCCGGGTGACGAACTGCCTTGCGCGGGTCGCCACGACTGGCTCACCACCCGCTGGAATTTCGATGCGCTGCAGCCGTTGTTCCCGGCCTACCGGATCGAGGAGCAGCGCACCGCGGCGGCGGTCGCCTGGCTGACGACGGAAGGGGTCGCGCGCTTCGGTCTGCAGAAGATCTTCATCGAACCGCATCTGAAGAACGCGCTCGGCATCACCGACGCCCATGTCCGCTTCCAAGGCTGTCGGGCCGCCCGCCACGACGACCATCTTCATATCCAGATCGAGTGAGCGCAATCGAACGCCAGCTCGGATCGGGCGCCGCAACCATCCGTGGCAGCGCCCCTTTCCAGCTGCCGGCCGATTGACTATTTTCGCTGTCCATATCCCTGAATGAGGAGGTTTGCTTGTGAGTGTCGGCCTGATTGCCCTCCTTGATGATGTCGCAGCGCTTGCAAAGGCGGCCGCTGCTTCCCTGGACGATGTCGTCGCTCAGGCGGGCAGAGCCGGCGCCAAAGCCGCCGGCGTCGTGATCGACGACGCTGCCGTCACGCCGCGTTATGTGACCGGCCTGTCGGCGGCGCGCGAACTGCCGATCATCGGGAAGATCGCCGTCGGCTCCCTCAAGAACAAACTTCTGTTCCTCCTGCCGGCAGCACTCGCCCTCAGCCTTCTCCTGCCGCAGGCAGTGACGCCGCTGCTGATGCTCGGTGGGCTCTACCTTTGCTACGAAGGCGCCGAAAAGGTCTACGAGCTGGTCGTGCCGCATGCCGCCCATGCCCACGAGGCGGAGCTCGAGACGATCAGCATCGATCCCAAAACCTTTGAGGACGAAAAGGTCGCGAGCGCCGTCAGGACCGACTTCATTCTGTCGGCCGAGATCATGGCGATCACGCTGGGCTCCCTGTCCGAGTCGGGGCTGGCGGTGCAGGCGCTGGTTCTCGCCCTGGTCGGCACGATGATCACCGCCGCCGTTTACGGCGTCGTCGCCTTGATCGTGAAGGCGGACGACTTCGGCCTCTGGCTTGCCCAGCGCTCTTCCCGCTCGCGGACAGGGGCGTTCCCGCGCATGCTCGGACGCGGCCTTGTGCAGGGCATGCCCTATCTTCTCCACGTGCTGGGTCTGATCGGGACGGCGGCGATGATCTGGGTCGGCGGCGGCATCATTGTGCACGGCGCCGAAAGCTTTGGCTTTGCCTGGCTGAGCCATCTGCTCCACGATGCCGGAGAAGGCGCCGCGCATGCAATGCCGGCCGTCGGCGGCGTGGTTTCCTGGCTGGTCCAAGCTGCCGGCTCAGGTCTTGTCGGCATCCTCCTCGGGCTTGCGGCCATCCCGGCCGTCGGCTACGCCGTTTCGCCCGCATGGCGGTGGTGCGCAGCACGCCTGCGCAGGATGAGGACTGCGTAAGCGCGGGACAGCAGATGTTGCTTACGTCGAAGCGCCGGCATCATCAACCGGCGTCCCTTTCATCATACGCACGCTGCGCCGCAAAAATTGCGTCCATGTTCTGCTCTGCCCAATGAGTGAGTGCCGAAACCGTATCCGTCAGCGTGCGCCCGAGCGGTGTCAGCGCATATTCGACGGTTACCGGCACGGTCGGAAAGATCGTGCGTGAGATTAGGCCGTTGCGCTCGAGCCTTCTCAGTGTCTGCGACAGCACCTTCTGCGATATGCCCTTGATATCGCGCCGGATGTGATTGAAACGCACCGGCCCGCCTTGCAGCCGGTCGAGGATCAGCAGCGCCCATTTGTCCGCCAGGCAGTCCAGCACCAGCCGCGTCGGGCAGCGATCCTCATAAACATTGTAGCTCTGCTCTGTCGTCGTCATTCCATCCTCCCCTTCCCGCGGGTTTCCCGCAGGAAACCAGGTGAGAAAAAAGTGCTCTCTTTTTTTCGATCCCGTTTTCTCTGTATGTATCCCATGGAAAGATAGTTTCCAACAGAAACCACGGAGAGTGACATGAGCAGCACAATTCTGGTTCTCGGCGCGACGGGCACCGTCGGCCGACATGTGGTCGATGGGCTTTTGGCGAAGGGCGAAGCCGTCAAGGCCGCCTCTCGCGCCGGCAAGCCGGTAGCCGCCGCCGAGGGCGTCGCCTTCGACTATGCCAGGCCTGAAACTTTCGGCCCGGCCCTCGAGGGAGTCGACCGTGCCTATGTGTTGCTCGCCTCCGGCTATGTCGACTCCAAGGGCCTGCTGCTGCCGGTGATCGAAGCGGCCGCAACCCGGAAGGTGAAGGTCGTGCTCCAAAGTGTGATCGGCGTCGATGCCGACGACTCCATTCCCTATCGCCAGGTCGAGATTGCGCTGGAAAAATCCGACACTCCCTATGTCATCCTTCGCCCGAACTGGTTTTCCGACAACTTCCACACCTTCTGGAAACCAGGCATCGACCACGGCCAGATTGCGCTTCCCGCCGCCGAAGGCAAGTCGAGCTTCATCGACGCCCGAGACATCGCGGCAAGCGGCGTGGCGGTGCTCACCTCCTCGTCTTTCGACGGCAAGGCCTTCAACCTGACCGGCCCGGAAGCGCTCTCCTATGCCGAAGCCGCCGCCATCCTCTCCGAAGCGATCGGCAAGCCCGTCACCTATAACGCCGTCTCCGACGAGGCCTTCATCGAAATGCTGACGGGGGCGGGCGTGCCGGCCGGCTATGCGAGCTTTCTCGCTTCAATCTTCTATCCCGTCCGCCAGAACTGGACAGCCGTCATGACCGGCGACGTCGAGACGCTGACCGGCAAGGCCCCGCGCTCTCTGAAGACCTACGCCGCTGATTACGCCGCGGCGCTGAAGGCGTAATCGCCACCCTGTAGTCGTCATGCTCGGCCTTGTGCCTGGCCTTGTGCCGAGCATCTGCAACCGGTGCAGCAGATCCTCCACGCAGGCCGAGGATAGCATCGAGAGTGGGGCTGCGGCCCTTCTTCTATCGGGATGGAAAGCGGCAGACGCAGCTCCGATCATGTCATCGCCGGACCAGCGCATTACCACCTCAGCAACTCAGGTGCTCGACATCAGCCGCCAGCGACAGCGACACTTATCGCAACGGCAGCTCGAAGCTCCGTTTCAGCGTTTCCATCGGCACATCGGTCTTGACGTTGAGGACGCTCGGAATGCGCGTCAGGTGGTCGGCTTGAAAACGCCAGTAGCTGTGCAGATCGGCAGTGACGATCCGAAGCACGGCATCGCACTCCCCCGCCGTAAGGTAGCATTCCATCACCTCCGGAAACCGCCTCACGGCTTCGGCAAACCGCAGCGTGACCTCGGCATCCTGGGTCTTGAACCACACACGGGCAAAAACCGTCAGCCCCGCCCCGACCTTTGCCGGATCCAGCACAGCGACGTAGCGATCGATGATCCCTGCCTCTTCCAGCAACCGAACACGGCGCAGGCAGGGCGAGGGCGAAAGCCCCACCTCCCGTGCCAGCTCGACATTCGAAATGCGCCCGTCGCGCTGAAGGACACGGAGAATATGGCGGTCGATCGCGTTTCGTCCGCGACTTTATCTCCGATGCTGCGGGCTAACACACTCTACGAGGGTCAGTATCTCCTCGGCAGTTCCGTCGCCCGACCGCTGATTGCCAAGCATCTGGTCGCCATAGCCAAGGAGATCGGCGCGGACGCCGTTGCCCACGGCGCGACAGGCAAGGGCAATGACCAAGTCCGCTTCGAACTGGCCGTCAATGCGCTTGATCCGTCAATCAAGATCATTACTCCGTGGCGTCAATGGAACATTCGCTCCCGCACGCAGCTGCTGGAATATGCCGAGAAGCATCGGATCCCTGTCCCGAGCGACAAGCGTGGCGAGGCGCCGTTCTCGATCGACGCCAACCTGCTGCACACTTCGACGGAAGGCAAAATTCTTGAAAATCCAGCGGAGGTC
This DNA window, taken from Rhizobium etli CFN 42, encodes the following:
- a CDS encoding response regulator transcription factor, which translates into the protein MRILLIEDERELAGALSAALGKHGIVTDHTMHLGDAVELTRQNHYDAILLDRRLPDGEGLRFIPELRRTGRDTPIIVLTALNEPKQRVEGLDLGADDYLGKPFLVEELMARLRAVLRRQPNLSELKITAGRMVIDPLHLSVTVGDTPLDLPRRELLVLAALAKRKEKTVLRSTLEAAVYNYEEKIQSNALDAHISRLRKRLTDAGAEVSIHNIRGVGYLMREE
- a CDS encoding winged helix-turn-helix transcriptional regulator, translating into MDIELRSGCPINLTMEVLGDRWSLIIIRDIMFGNRRHFRDLLTHSEEGIASNILAARLKRLLSLGFISKRDDPSHSQKAIYSLTEPAIQLVPLFAMIGAWGRLHLPVSEDLSIRAELLEEGGQPLWDEFMEDLRQIHIVDPIGGANGTVTSPVLARLTAAFLEVRGRMAAAGA
- a CDS encoding dihydrofolate reductase family protein, giving the protein MSKVRVAGFSVSVDGFGAGPEQSLNDPLGKRGPEMFQWFFHTRTFRAMMGKDDGSTGIDEDYASRAMANFGAFILGRNMFGPIRGEWPDDAWKGWWGPNPPYHAPTYVLTHYPREPLVMEGGTTFHFVTGGIHQALDQAKAAAGDKDVKIGGGVATVRQYLQAGLIDELHFAVSPVVLGKGEAMFAGIDLPALDFRVTEHAASEKATHIVLAK
- a CDS encoding TetR family transcriptional regulator, encoding MSDRPSTRISSRKQPKQARSTELVGAILDAAAQVLAREGAHRFTTARVAERAGVSIGSLYQYFPNKAAILFRLQSDEWRQTNDMLADILADAQRPPFERLRSLVHAFLRSECEEAAMRVALHDAAPFYRDAPEAQAARASGDRIIGLFMQEVLPSVPEASRALAGDLIVTTLATVGKQFSEAPRSLGEIETYAEAMAEMYAAYLEKLESGRDTVNS
- a CDS encoding O-methyltransferase, which translates into the protein MTTLTTAPLAPLLLRLFEEAAAATSPAISELSSDERMRLISSKTEYLDLYGRLKDLWLPVSREAGTMLYMLARSCRAQTIIEFGTSFGISTLHLAAALRDNGGGRLITSEFEPSKVRRARENLTAGGLIDLVEIREGDALHTLGTDLPDTIDLLFLDGAKALYRDILELVEDRLRPGALIVADNADVSPDYLARVRTPAAGYLSVPFEEDIELSTRV
- a CDS encoding DUF808 domain-containing protein, which gives rise to MSVGLIALLDDVAALAKAAAASLDDVVAQAGRAGAKAAGVVIDDAAVTPRYVTGLSAARELPIIGKIAVGSLKNKLLFLLPAALALSLLLPQAVTPLLMLGGLYLCYEGAEKVYELVVPHAAHAHEAELETISIDPKTFEDEKVASAVRTDFILSAEIMAITLGSLSESGLAVQALVLALVGTMITAAVYGVVALIVKADDFGLWLAQRSSRSRTGAFPRMLGRGLVQGMPYLLHVLGLIGTAAMIWVGGGIIVHGAESFGFAWLSHLLHDAGEGAAHAMPAVGGVVSWLVQAAGSGLVGILLGLAAIPAVGYAVSPAWRWCAARLRRMRTA
- a CDS encoding winged helix-turn-helix transcriptional regulator, which produces MTTTEQSYNVYEDRCPTRLVLDCLADKWALLILDRLQGGPVRFNHIRRDIKGISQKVLSQTLRRLERNGLISRTIFPTVPVTVEYALTPLGRTLTDTVSALTHWAEQNMDAIFAAQRAYDERDAG
- a CDS encoding SDR family oxidoreductase, with the protein product MSSTILVLGATGTVGRHVVDGLLAKGEAVKAASRAGKPVAAAEGVAFDYARPETFGPALEGVDRAYVLLASGYVDSKGLLLPVIEAAATRKVKVVLQSVIGVDADDSIPYRQVEIALEKSDTPYVILRPNWFSDNFHTFWKPGIDHGQIALPAAEGKSSFIDARDIAASGVAVLTSSSFDGKAFNLTGPEALSYAEAAAILSEAIGKPVTYNAVSDEAFIEMLTGAGVPAGYASFLASIFYPVRQNWTAVMTGDVETLTGKAPRSLKTYAADYAAALKA
- a CDS encoding Lrp/AsnC family transcriptional regulator, which gives rise to MDRHILRVLQRDGRISNVELAREVGLSPSPCLRRVRLLEEAGIIDRYVAVLDPAKVGAGLTVFARVWFKTQDAEVTLRFAEAVRRFPEVMECYLTAGECDAVLRIVTADLHSYWRFQADHLTRIPSVLNVKTDVPMETLKRSFELPLR